The following are encoded together in the Cheilinus undulatus linkage group 3, ASM1832078v1, whole genome shotgun sequence genome:
- the emp3a gene encoding epithelial membrane protein 3: MVLLLISIIALHLVTLAMLFTATLEKSWWVWTDEEITDLWYNCFHDNASNTWLCAATDESDWLQSVQALMVLSVVFSSISFLVFLGQLFTMAKEGLFYVTGLCQAFAGFTAFAACLIFTFHRKEILNDTRDLSKGRFGYCFILAWLCVPLLLVSAILYVHLRKRQ; encoded by the exons ATGGTGCTCCTACTTATATCCATAATTGCACTGCATCTGGTCACCTTGGCCATGCTCTTCACTGCCACCCTGGAAAAG TCGTGGTGGGTATGGACTGATGAAGAAATCACAGACCTCTGGTATAACTGCTTCCACGATAACGCCTCAAACACCTGGTTATGTGCTGCCACAGACGAAAGCG ACTGGCTTCAGTCTGTCCAGGCTCTCATGGTCCTCTCTGTGgtcttctcctccatctccttTCTGGTTTTTCTGGGTCAGCTGTTCACTATGGCCAAAGAAGGACTCTTCTATGTCACGGGCCTCTGCCAGGCATTTGCAG GTTTCACAGCCTTTGCTGCTTGCCTCATCTTCACCTTCCACAGAAAGGAGATCTTAAACGACACCAGAGACCTGAGCAAGGGACGCTTTGGCTACTGCTTCATCCTAGCATGGCTTTGTGTCCCTCTCCTCCTGGTCAGTGCGATTCTGTACGTCCATCTGCGCAAGAGACAGTGA